Proteins from a genomic interval of Bradyrhizobium sp. G127:
- a CDS encoding ferrichrome ABC transporter substrate-binding protein, with amino-acid sequence MTNGANISAVIGAGTGGRRLSLVLALMLGLLASLIHCANCEPALAGSNATVVAMDFDGTTPPDAPDHKMPMHCGHCLSHVTGQTTFVVQIPADVSHHAPPLGREQTLASLAGLPLFKPPRA; translated from the coding sequence ATGACCAACGGTGCGAACATCAGTGCTGTGATCGGCGCGGGAACGGGCGGCCGCCGCCTGTCGCTCGTGCTGGCGCTGATGCTCGGCCTGCTGGCATCGCTGATCCATTGCGCCAACTGTGAACCGGCCCTTGCCGGGTCGAACGCTACGGTCGTAGCGATGGACTTCGACGGGACAACGCCGCCCGACGCGCCGGATCACAAGATGCCGATGCATTGCGGGCATTGCCTGAGCCACGTCACCGGACAAACGACCTTTGTGGTGCAGATTCCAGCGGACGTGAGCCATCACGCGCCTCCCCTCGGCCGTGAGCAGACGCTGGCGTCTCTCGCCGGCCTGCCGCTTTTCAAACCACCCCGCGCCTGA
- a CDS encoding cation diffusion facilitator family transporter codes for MTHSHSHSHDHAPDHQHGDHEHGDRADSHGPGGHVHTPANFGPAFAVGIALNMGFVIIEAIYGYTSNSTALIADAGHNLSDVLGLVVAWIAVILSKRPASPRYTYGLRGSSILAALFNAVFLLIAVGAIGWEAILRLLNPEPVAETTVMVVAAIGIAVNGFTAWLFASGSKDDLNIRGAYLHMAADAAVSAGVVIAALVIMFTGWLWLDPATSLVIVAVIVWGTWGLLRDSTAMSLDAVPANIDPVAVRQYLETQPGVTQVCDLHIWPMSTTEAALTCHLVMPAGHPGDAFLLQATHHLDEKFNIHHTTIQIVTSPVSGCELAKRHAV; via the coding sequence ATGACCCACTCGCATTCCCACTCGCACGACCATGCTCCGGATCATCAGCACGGTGACCATGAGCACGGTGACCGCGCTGATTCCCATGGACCGGGCGGGCACGTTCATACGCCGGCGAACTTCGGCCCGGCCTTTGCGGTCGGTATCGCGCTCAATATGGGATTCGTCATCATCGAGGCGATCTACGGCTACACCAGCAACTCCACGGCCCTGATCGCCGATGCCGGACACAACCTGTCCGACGTGCTGGGACTGGTGGTGGCGTGGATTGCCGTCATCCTGTCGAAGCGTCCGGCCTCGCCGCGCTACACTTACGGCCTGCGCGGCTCATCGATCCTGGCGGCGCTGTTCAATGCGGTGTTCCTGCTGATCGCCGTCGGCGCCATCGGCTGGGAAGCGATCCTGCGATTGCTGAATCCAGAGCCGGTCGCCGAGACGACTGTAATGGTCGTCGCCGCCATCGGCATCGCCGTCAACGGATTTACCGCGTGGCTGTTCGCATCTGGCAGCAAGGACGATCTCAACATCCGCGGCGCCTACCTGCACATGGCGGCCGACGCCGCGGTGTCGGCCGGTGTCGTCATCGCAGCACTCGTCATCATGTTCACAGGCTGGCTGTGGCTCGATCCGGCCACCAGTCTCGTGATCGTGGCCGTCATCGTCTGGGGCACATGGGGACTGCTGCGCGACAGCACCGCCATGTCGCTGGATGCGGTGCCGGCAAATATCGATCCGGTTGCGGTCCGCCAGTATCTCGAAACCCAGCCGGGCGTCACCCAGGTTTGTGACCTGCACATTTGGCCGATGAGCACGACGGAAGCAGCGCTGACCTGTCATCTGGTGATGCCCGCCGGCCATCCGGGCGATGCATTCCTGCTTCAGGCCACGCATCACCTGGATGAGAAGTTCAACATCCATCATACCACCATCCAGATCGTAACCAGCCCGGTATCGGGATGTGAACTGGCGAAGAGACACGCGGTTTGA
- a CDS encoding SGNH/GDSL hydrolase family protein: MLRLSRRLNTASTFAATFSALAFGLSAIVLWPTVSRAEQANSGAATSVTASDDLNAVFKAQPCLKSKSLAQLDAPIARVAKRLDAHTPVTIVAVGSSSTGGSGASSPAYSYPSRLERELRQRFPGAPITVLNRGVNGEDAADMMARMDEILGVKPDLVIWQLGTNTLLRDGSIPATGELLQAGISRIRKAGADVLLIDPQFAPRVNAKPAVNDMVGLIAYVAKQAHVPLFRRYVAMRHWHEDEAIAFDRFITADGLHMNDWGYSCLARLLADNIATTVSRSRAVADVQPPQ, encoded by the coding sequence ATGCTTCGCCTTTCTCGCCGCCTCAATACTGCATCGACTTTCGCAGCGACTTTCAGCGCGCTTGCGTTCGGGCTGTCCGCCATCGTCCTGTGGCCGACAGTCTCGCGCGCCGAGCAGGCAAACAGCGGCGCAGCCACAAGCGTTACCGCATCCGACGATCTGAATGCGGTGTTCAAGGCGCAGCCCTGCCTGAAATCCAAATCCCTCGCGCAACTCGACGCGCCGATCGCCCGGGTTGCCAAGCGGCTCGATGCGCACACACCTGTGACAATCGTCGCGGTCGGTTCGTCGTCGACCGGTGGATCGGGAGCGAGTTCACCCGCCTATTCATATCCCAGCCGCCTTGAGCGCGAACTGCGCCAGAGATTTCCCGGCGCACCGATCACAGTGCTCAATCGCGGCGTCAACGGCGAAGACGCCGCCGACATGATGGCGCGGATGGATGAGATTCTCGGCGTCAAGCCGGATCTGGTGATTTGGCAGCTCGGCACCAATACTCTTTTGCGCGACGGCAGCATCCCGGCGACCGGCGAATTGTTGCAAGCCGGAATTTCTCGCATCCGGAAAGCCGGAGCCGACGTGCTGCTGATCGATCCGCAGTTTGCGCCGCGCGTCAACGCCAAGCCGGCCGTCAACGACATGGTCGGACTGATCGCCTATGTCGCCAAGCAGGCGCACGTTCCGCTGTTTCGGCGCTACGTGGCCATGCGGCATTGGCACGAAGATGAAGCCATTGCATTCGACCGCTTCATCACCGCCGACGGCCTGCACATGAACGACTGGGGCTATTCCTGCCTCGCCCGTTTGCTTGCCGACAACATCGCGACCACCGTGTCCCGCTCGCGCGCGGTTGCCGACGTGCAGCCACCGCAATAG
- a CDS encoding MarC family protein, with protein MQNILNAFLLVYAALFPIVNPIGSAPLFLRMTRGRSSAERSVLARSVARNSFFLLLGSLFIGSHVLEFFGITLPVVRIAGGLVVATFGWRLLHAPEEPEADRAKVGDTGPAVDAFYPLTMPLTVGPGSISVAVTLGSQRPTPSADLTQLAVLGGAAVAGLAAIAVTVFVSYRFADRIILFLGARGTDVLMRLSAFILFCIGIQIIWNGASVLIAPTV; from the coding sequence ATGCAAAATATCCTCAACGCATTTCTGCTGGTCTATGCCGCGCTGTTTCCGATCGTCAATCCGATCGGCAGTGCGCCTCTTTTCCTCCGCATGACCCGCGGCCGCAGCTCGGCCGAACGCAGCGTTCTGGCGCGAAGCGTCGCGCGCAACAGCTTCTTCCTGCTGCTCGGCTCGCTGTTCATTGGCTCGCACGTTCTTGAATTCTTCGGAATCACCCTGCCCGTCGTGCGCATTGCCGGCGGGCTTGTGGTGGCGACCTTCGGATGGCGTCTGCTTCATGCGCCGGAGGAGCCCGAAGCGGATCGCGCAAAAGTCGGCGATACCGGGCCTGCCGTCGATGCGTTCTATCCTCTGACCATGCCGTTGACCGTCGGCCCCGGCTCGATTTCCGTCGCAGTCACCTTGGGCAGCCAGCGGCCGACGCCGTCGGCCGACCTGACCCAACTTGCCGTTCTCGGGGGCGCAGCCGTGGCAGGCCTCGCCGCAATCGCCGTCACAGTCTTCGTCAGCTACCGCTTCGCCGATCGCATCATTCTTTTTCTCGGCGCGCGCGGGACGGATGTTCTGATGCGATTGTCGGCCTTCATTCTGTTCTGCATCGGCATCCAGATCATCTGGAACGGGGCGAGCGTGCTGATCGCTCCAACTGTCTGA
- a CDS encoding VOC family protein produces MRYLHTMLRVRNLDVALKFYSDALGLKEVRRTESEKGRFTLVFLCAPEDESLLKQVKGRGAPLVELTYNWDEETYGEDRYFGHLAYEVDDIYATCDRLMKLGITINRPPRDGQMAFIRSPDLHSIELLQKGDALAPKEPWSSMPNTGHW; encoded by the coding sequence ATGCGCTATCTGCACACCATGCTCCGCGTCCGCAATCTGGACGTGGCCTTGAAATTCTACAGCGATGCGCTTGGACTGAAGGAGGTGCGCCGCACCGAAAGTGAGAAAGGGCGCTTTACCCTGGTGTTTTTGTGCGCGCCCGAGGACGAGTCCCTGCTTAAACAGGTCAAGGGCCGGGGCGCGCCACTCGTCGAACTCACCTATAACTGGGATGAAGAAACCTACGGCGAAGACCGCTACTTCGGTCACCTCGCCTACGAAGTCGATGACATCTACGCTACCTGCGATCGGCTGATGAAGCTCGGCATCACGATCAACCGCCCGCCTCGCGACGGGCAGATGGCCTTCATCCGCTCGCCCGATCTGCACTCCATCGAACTCTTGCAGAAGGGCGATGCGCTAGCACCGAAAGAACCGTGGAGTTCAATGCCGAACACCGGACACTGGTGA
- a CDS encoding Sir2 family NAD-dependent protein deacetylase encodes MIATDLRSGIGMLGDMIAEARTIVPFTGAGISTESGIPDFRSPGGLWTRNRPIPFGEFVASQDARDEAWRRRFAMEPSFAAARPGRGHRALASLYKAGKVPAIVTQNIDNLHQASGFCSEHVVELHGNTTYARCIGCGKRFEIAWVKERFDDTGVAPSCTACGESVKSATISFGQSMPEDEMRRATELAQHCDLFLAIGSSLVVWPAAGFPVLARNCGAKLVIINNEPTDQDDIADLVIRHDIGEALGPFVGN; translated from the coding sequence ATGATCGCAACCGATCTCCGCAGCGGAATTGGGATGCTCGGCGACATGATCGCCGAGGCGCGGACCATTGTGCCGTTCACCGGGGCCGGAATCTCGACCGAGAGCGGCATTCCCGACTTCCGCTCGCCCGGGGGCCTCTGGACTCGCAACCGGCCGATCCCGTTCGGCGAATTTGTCGCGAGCCAGGATGCACGGGACGAAGCTTGGCGCCGGCGTTTCGCGATGGAGCCGAGCTTCGCTGCAGCCCGGCCGGGGCGGGGGCACCGGGCCCTTGCATCGCTCTACAAGGCGGGCAAGGTGCCGGCGATCGTGACCCAGAATATCGACAACCTGCATCAGGCATCGGGGTTTTGTTCCGAGCATGTCGTCGAGTTGCACGGCAATACGACCTATGCCCGTTGCATCGGATGCGGGAAACGCTTCGAGATCGCCTGGGTCAAAGAGCGTTTCGACGATACCGGCGTGGCGCCGTCATGCACGGCCTGCGGCGAGTCGGTAAAATCGGCGACAATTTCGTTCGGGCAATCCATGCCGGAAGACGAGATGCGCCGCGCGACGGAGCTTGCGCAGCATTGCGATCTGTTTCTCGCGATCGGATCGTCGCTCGTGGTGTGGCCTGCGGCAGGGTTTCCGGTACTGGCGCGGAACTGCGGCGCCAAACTGGTGATCATCAACAACGAACCGACCGACCAGGACGACATTGCCGATCTGGTCATCCGTCACGACATTGGCGAGGCCCTGGGGCCATTCGTCGGCAACTGA
- a CDS encoding cold-shock protein, producing MGSDGFESKKAGSASAGTGPDRFAPSELAAGAERNLAADSFAAADGAAVNLVEISGAIKWFDASKGYGFIVPDNGWPDVLLHVTVLRRDGYQTAYEGARVIVECVQRQKGYQAFRIVSMDESTAIHPAQMLPARTHVSVTPTSGLERAQVKWFNRLRGFGFLTCGEGTPDIFVHMETLRRYGMTELRPGQYVMVRFGPGSKGMMAAEIQPETGTPGLSSH from the coding sequence ATGGGTTCGGACGGATTTGAGTCCAAGAAGGCGGGCAGCGCATCAGCGGGGACTGGTCCCGACAGGTTCGCGCCAAGCGAACTGGCTGCCGGTGCCGAGCGAAATCTGGCTGCGGATTCATTCGCAGCAGCCGATGGCGCCGCCGTCAACCTCGTCGAGATCTCCGGTGCAATCAAATGGTTCGATGCATCCAAGGGATACGGCTTCATTGTTCCTGACAATGGCTGGCCGGATGTGCTGCTGCACGTTACGGTGCTACGGCGCGACGGCTATCAGACCGCCTATGAAGGCGCGCGCGTGATCGTCGAATGCGTGCAGCGCCAGAAGGGCTATCAGGCGTTCCGCATTGTTTCGATGGACGAGTCCACGGCCATTCATCCGGCGCAAATGCTGCCGGCCCGGACCCATGTCAGCGTCACGCCGACCAGCGGGCTGGAGCGGGCGCAGGTCAAATGGTTCAACCGGCTGCGCGGCTTCGGTTTTCTCACCTGCGGCGAGGGCACCCCGGACATTTTTGTCCATATGGAAACCCTGCGCCGCTACGGCATGACCGAACTGCGCCCCGGCCAGTACGTTATGGTGCGGTTCGGGCCCGGCTCCAAGGGCATGATGGCAGCCGAGATCCAGCCGGAAACCGGCACACCGGGATTGTCGTCGCACTGA